One Betaproteobacteria bacterium DNA segment encodes these proteins:
- a CDS encoding tetratricopeptide repeat protein, translated as MQRFRWIALQGSSRGFLPRLLLFVLLITTSGIPAFAADVSVACSSPVARVVSIQGSIELLRARQNDWSRVTRLDTPLCEGDRLRTGALSRAALFIQAETLVRVDQNTSISVSQTAEETRVEFTQEDIVAASTTAHTCGAGYFITRFPRKFRVNTPHLNAAVEGTEFLVAMRCESTELSVFEGKVLAASAGVNVFPSQSVVSGQTLTIGGSEPPAIRLLIKPADAVQWTLYYPPITPAGAVPVEDCRAVAQDNRVSCLIARAEQLLRAGRVEEAQANIGDALATTPYSSDAKALSSIISLVKNDKAEALRLAKEAVEATTNSSPAWLALSYAQQADFKLEAALTSAQRAAELTPSALALARVAELQLSLGWTREAEKTATQAVAANPSESRAHMILGFVHLAQIKVKEAREDFGKAIESNSTDPLSRLGLGLAIIREGKLVEGREQIEIAVALDPTNSLIRSYVGKAYYEENTRERDQLASIQFGLAKGLDPKDPTPWFYDAMLQASENRPVEALDDLQRSVALNDGRAIYRSKFALDQDRASRTANIARTYQELGFDQLALSQATSSIAEDPVSYSAHRFLADTYSNFPRYTIASESELLQAQLRQPLSFLPPPPLRAQGSLSSTSPKPTFAINFQSGGVGFNEYDSLLDSQGSRFIIDGLVGSRRTVEDQLVVGTVQESAALTFGQAHFNSLGLQDNTNISENVYTGFAHFQTSPNTSFQTEFRSSDSSRGAILFPFDPILAFPINIDETVSSIRIGIHHSVSPSSEFLVSAIGEKRDTSLLLLPISATSRIGSSSGTTELQYSASIGSGHVVSGIGAVDGRINFQDAGIVTESEFRNAYTYGFWQFAPVRLHIQAGLSYERMSEGPLKRELTNPKIGLIWRPSSETTFRVAQWKTLKRQLVSNRTIEPTQVAGFNQFFDDTDGSITRGSGLGVEQKLASGLYVGAEATRRRLTVPLFLGDTAEDFEWRESTRRIYLYSIHSFSNDRVLCRACTISFSAEMQQERFTRPVEFTGDQEIVDLETRYFPLAVTLIPDATFSARVELIRVSQDGHLQASPFFNSIAVDNTSWLTNLRFVYRLPRRLGVVRFGADNLFDHRIKFVEIDPSAPRVAVARFAFASLILQF; from the coding sequence ATGCAGAGGTTTCGTTGGATCGCGCTGCAGGGGAGTTCCCGGGGGTTTTTGCCCCGCCTGCTGCTGTTTGTTTTGCTCATAACGACAAGCGGGATACCCGCTTTTGCTGCAGACGTTTCGGTCGCCTGCAGTTCTCCTGTTGCCCGCGTCGTTTCGATCCAGGGCTCGATAGAACTTCTCCGCGCCCGCCAGAACGACTGGTCCAGGGTCACTCGCTTGGACACCCCGCTGTGCGAGGGCGACCGGTTGCGCACCGGTGCGCTCAGCCGTGCGGCACTGTTCATCCAGGCGGAAACTCTGGTCCGGGTGGACCAGAACACCAGCATTTCGGTCAGCCAGACTGCGGAAGAAACGCGGGTCGAGTTTACGCAGGAAGATATTGTTGCGGCATCCACGACCGCGCACACCTGCGGTGCCGGCTACTTCATCACCCGGTTTCCACGCAAGTTCAGGGTCAATACACCACACCTTAACGCCGCGGTGGAAGGGACCGAGTTCCTGGTGGCGATGCGCTGCGAGAGCACGGAACTCTCGGTATTCGAAGGCAAAGTCCTTGCCGCCAGCGCAGGCGTCAACGTATTTCCGTCTCAATCCGTCGTCAGTGGTCAAACGCTAACGATCGGCGGCAGTGAACCTCCAGCCATCAGACTTCTGATCAAACCCGCCGACGCGGTGCAATGGACGCTTTACTATCCGCCGATCACCCCTGCCGGCGCCGTGCCGGTCGAGGATTGCCGCGCCGTCGCACAGGACAACCGGGTGTCATGTCTCATCGCGCGGGCGGAGCAACTGCTGCGCGCCGGCCGGGTGGAGGAAGCCCAGGCCAATATCGGCGACGCACTCGCCACCACTCCCTACAGCAGCGATGCCAAGGCCCTGTCATCCATCATCAGTCTGGTCAAGAATGACAAGGCTGAGGCTTTACGTTTGGCCAAGGAGGCAGTCGAGGCAACAACCAATTCCTCTCCAGCGTGGCTGGCCCTGTCTTACGCCCAACAAGCCGACTTCAAACTCGAAGCGGCGCTCACCAGCGCCCAGCGCGCAGCCGAACTCACCCCGAGCGCGCTCGCCCTCGCCCGCGTCGCCGAGCTGCAACTGTCTCTTGGCTGGACTCGGGAAGCGGAAAAGACCGCGACGCAGGCGGTCGCTGCCAACCCGTCGGAAAGCCGCGCACACATGATCCTCGGCTTCGTCCATCTGGCGCAGATCAAGGTAAAAGAGGCGCGGGAAGATTTCGGAAAGGCGATTGAAAGCAACTCCACCGATCCTCTTTCGCGTCTGGGCCTGGGCCTGGCCATCATCCGCGAAGGCAAGTTGGTCGAGGGGCGGGAACAGATAGAGATCGCGGTTGCTTTGGACCCGACGAATTCGCTCATCCGCAGCTACGTTGGCAAGGCGTACTACGAGGAGAACACCAGGGAGCGAGACCAGCTTGCCTCAATTCAGTTTGGATTGGCGAAGGGGCTTGACCCGAAAGATCCGACGCCTTGGTTCTATGATGCCATGCTTCAAGCCTCCGAGAACCGGCCAGTTGAAGCCCTCGACGATCTGCAAAGGTCCGTCGCGTTAAACGACGGCCGAGCTATTTATCGTTCCAAGTTTGCGCTGGATCAGGATCGTGCGTCCCGTACTGCAAACATTGCACGTACATATCAAGAATTGGGTTTCGATCAACTGGCACTTTCCCAAGCAACTTCTTCAATTGCAGAGGACCCGGTCAGCTATTCTGCTCATCGGTTTCTTGCAGACACATATTCGAATTTTCCGAGATACACAATCGCTAGTGAGAGTGAACTGCTACAGGCCCAATTACGACAGCCACTTTCTTTTTTACCCCCACCTCCTCTTCGTGCGCAAGGAAGCCTCTCCTCAACATCTCCGAAGCCCACCTTTGCCATCAACTTTCAGAGTGGTGGGGTTGGTTTCAACGAATATGATTCGCTATTGGATAGTCAAGGTTCACGCTTTATCATCGATGGACTCGTAGGTAGCCGACGTACCGTCGAAGATCAGTTGGTCGTGGGCACAGTTCAGGAGTCTGCTGCACTCACGTTTGGTCAAGCTCACTTTAACTCCCTTGGCTTGCAGGACAACACTAACATCAGCGAGAACGTCTACACGGGATTCGCACACTTTCAAACATCTCCCAACACCTCGTTTCAAACAGAATTCCGCTCGTCGGATTCCAGTCGTGGCGCTATCCTTTTTCCTTTCGATCCCATTCTCGCCTTCCCGATCAATATCGACGAAACGGTTTCATCGATCCGCATCGGAATTCATCATTCAGTTTCTCCATCCTCCGAATTCCTAGTCTCGGCTATTGGAGAAAAGCGTGATACCAGCTTGTTACTTCTGCCCATCTCCGCCACATCGAGAATTGGATCAAGTTCCGGAACTACAGAGTTGCAGTACTCCGCTTCAATTGGTTCAGGACACGTAGTTTCGGGAATTGGCGCGGTAGATGGACGAATAAACTTTCAAGATGCGGGGATCGTGACCGAATCCGAGTTTCGCAATGCTTACACGTACGGGTTTTGGCAATTTGCACCAGTGAGGCTTCACATTCAAGCGGGATTGAGTTACGAGCGCATGTCCGAGGGGCCGCTGAAACGCGAACTTACCAATCCCAAGATTGGTTTAATTTGGCGCCCCTCATCTGAGACTACATTTCGAGTTGCCCAGTGGAAAACGCTTAAACGTCAGTTAGTATCGAATAGAACCATCGAACCAACGCAGGTCGCGGGTTTTAATCAATTTTTCGATGACACTGATGGGTCCATTACTCGCGGTTCGGGTCTTGGGGTCGAGCAAAAACTCGCGTCTGGCCTTTATGTGGGCGCGGAAGCGACGAGACGCCGACTCACTGTTCCGCTGTTTCTCGGTGACACAGCGGAAGATTTCGAATGGCGCGAAAGCACTCGGCGTATCTACCTATATTCGATACACTCGTTTAGCAACGACCGCGTGTTGTGCCGTGCTTGCACGATTAGCTTTTCCGCCGAAATGCAACAAGAGCGGTTTACTCGACCAGTCGAGTTTACCGGTGACCAAGAGATTGTCGATCTTGAGACACGATATTTCCCCCTTGCCGTCACTCTCATTCCTGACGCGACCTTCTCTGCTCGCGTCGAATTAATCAGGGTCAGCCAAGACGGCCATCTCCAAGCGTCCCCATTCTTCAATTCGATTGCCGTCGATAATACCTCTTGGTTGACCAACTTGCGATTCGTATACCGCCTGCCGCGACGTCTCGGGGTCGTTAGATTTGGCGCTGACAACCTCTTTGACCACCGAATTAAGTTTGTTGAAATTGATCCTTCCGCGCCCCGCGTTGCGGTCGCGCGTTTTGCATTTGCCTCGTTAATATTGCAGTTCTGA